The proteins below come from a single Myxococcota bacterium genomic window:
- a CDS encoding SDR family NAD(P)-dependent oxidoreductase, whose product MEPVPQRLRGKRAIVTGAASGIGRATALRFALEGARVVCADVDARGLDGTRDALGASLRDRLELRVADAADDAAVRALVDETERALGGLDVVFANAGVSGRLAPFWELDVDEWERVLRVNLIGPFLALKHAVPAMRRAGGGAFVATASVAGLRSGAGPTPYSASKAGVVSLVQTSAHQLRGTGIRVNAVCPGLVETGMTQPLFDAARASGKGDRIGQLNPLERPGETREIAAVVAFLASDDASYVNGQAIPVCGGLSASHPAVVGRLF is encoded by the coding sequence ATGGAGCCGGTTCCGCAGCGGCTGCGCGGCAAGCGCGCCATCGTGACGGGCGCGGCGAGCGGCATCGGCCGCGCGACGGCGCTCCGCTTCGCGCTCGAAGGCGCGCGCGTCGTGTGCGCCGACGTCGACGCGCGCGGCCTCGACGGGACGCGCGACGCGCTCGGCGCATCGCTCCGCGACCGGCTCGAGCTGCGCGTCGCGGACGCGGCCGACGACGCGGCCGTGCGCGCGCTCGTCGACGAGACGGAGCGCGCGCTCGGCGGCCTCGACGTCGTCTTCGCGAACGCGGGCGTCAGCGGCCGGCTCGCCCCGTTCTGGGAGCTCGACGTCGATGAATGGGAGCGCGTGCTGCGCGTGAACCTGATCGGTCCGTTCCTCGCGCTGAAGCACGCCGTCCCGGCGATGCGGCGCGCGGGCGGCGGCGCCTTCGTCGCGACGGCCTCCGTCGCCGGCCTGCGCTCGGGCGCGGGGCCGACGCCGTACAGCGCCTCCAAGGCCGGCGTCGTGAGCCTCGTGCAGACGAGTGCGCACCAGCTGCGCGGCACGGGAATCCGCGTCAACGCCGTCTGCCCGGGCCTCGTCGAGACCGGGATGACGCAGCCGCTGTTCGACGCCGCGCGAGCGAGCGGCAAGGGCGACCGCATCGGCCAGCTGAACCCGCTCGAGCGTCCCGGCGAGACGCGCGAGATCGCCGCGGTCGTGGCGTTCCTGGCGAGCGACGACGCGTCCTACGTGAACGGGCAGGCGATCCCGGTGTGCGGCGGACTCTCGGCGAGCCACCCGGCGGTAGTCGGTCGCCTCTTCTGA
- a CDS encoding glycosyltransferase translates to MRVGIAAEGTRGDVAPMLELGAALARDGHRVAFACAPGFREVVERRGMRFCAPSSDVHAFVAANARAIARGGLRAALAFDRFARESLAAQIDASLALAAESDVMIGAGVQLAAASAAEHARIPYRYVFFCPVMLPSPEHAPFLLPFASGPAWLNRALWRLFLPPFRLSIARAIAPHRRRLGLPPAGDVLRLLLTDAPILAADPALAPLGAHLAHTVERIDRIAALHAFDTSVPLPEKLERFLEAGEPPVYIGFGSMSDPDPAATTRTLLDAVERAGCRALISTGWAGLGDGALPSHVERVGSLPHAALFPRCAAIVHHGGAGTTTTAARAGTPQVVVPHIADQFWWAHAARARGVAGPAVSRARLDADRLATALRGVLDNEWMAERARQLAARMHADLVALGPPARVLGLGSA, encoded by the coding sequence ATGCGCGTAGGCATCGCGGCCGAGGGCACGCGCGGCGACGTCGCCCCCATGCTCGAGCTCGGCGCCGCGCTCGCGCGCGACGGACACCGCGTCGCGTTCGCCTGCGCGCCGGGCTTCCGCGAGGTCGTCGAGCGGCGCGGGATGCGCTTCTGCGCACCATCCTCCGATGTCCACGCCTTCGTCGCCGCGAACGCGCGCGCGATCGCGCGCGGCGGCCTGCGCGCCGCCCTCGCCTTCGACCGGTTCGCGCGCGAGAGCCTCGCCGCACAGATCGACGCGTCGCTCGCGCTCGCCGCGGAGAGCGACGTGATGATCGGCGCCGGCGTGCAGCTCGCCGCGGCGAGCGCCGCCGAGCACGCGCGCATTCCGTATCGCTACGTCTTCTTCTGCCCGGTGATGCTCCCGTCGCCCGAGCACGCGCCCTTCCTGCTTCCGTTCGCGAGCGGGCCCGCGTGGCTGAACCGCGCGCTCTGGCGGCTCTTCCTGCCGCCGTTCCGGCTCTCGATCGCGCGCGCGATCGCGCCGCACCGCCGCCGCCTCGGGCTCCCGCCCGCCGGCGACGTGCTGCGCCTCCTGCTCACCGACGCGCCGATCCTCGCGGCCGACCCGGCGCTCGCGCCGCTCGGCGCGCACCTCGCGCACACCGTCGAGCGCATCGATCGCATCGCCGCGCTCCACGCGTTCGATACGAGCGTGCCGCTGCCCGAGAAGCTCGAGCGCTTCCTCGAGGCGGGCGAGCCGCCGGTCTACATCGGGTTCGGCAGCATGTCGGATCCGGATCCCGCAGCGACGACGCGCACGCTGCTCGACGCGGTCGAGCGCGCCGGCTGCCGCGCGCTGATCTCGACCGGATGGGCGGGGCTCGGCGACGGGGCGCTGCCGTCGCACGTCGAGCGCGTCGGCTCGCTGCCGCACGCGGCGCTCTTCCCGCGCTGCGCGGCCATCGTCCACCACGGCGGAGCGGGCACGACGACGACGGCGGCGCGCGCCGGCACGCCGCAGGTCGTCGTGCCGCACATCGCGGACCAGTTCTGGTGGGCCCACGCCGCTCGCGCGCGCGGCGTGGCGGGCCCGGCCGTCTCGCGCGCGCGCCTCGACGCCGACCGCCTCGCGACGGCGCTCCGCGGCGTGCTCGACAACGAGTGGATGGCGGAGCGCGCGCGTCAGCTCGCGGCGCGGATGCACGCGGACCTCGTCGCGCTCGGCCCGCCCGCGCGCGTGCTCGGACTCGGGAGCGCCTAA
- a CDS encoding alpha/beta hydrolase, giving the protein MMRELVRARARLALHVVRDGRADAGAPALLLLHELGGSSARWTDDEADVLAWPRARAIYALDFVGHGASADCRGSAYWAEGFAADADAALAAIGASGSAPVCVAGRGVGAYVAMLLAGARPAVVRGAALLPGAGLAGAGPEPDLGGALAPLPPRAAPRGAPRPAVRPDPRVALADAEPRPPAYARAYAERARRLVAAPCAPAPPWWSECAKAPAWLAAASPADALRRLAD; this is encoded by the coding sequence GTGATGCGCGAGCTCGTGCGTGCGCGCGCGCGGCTCGCGCTGCACGTCGTGCGCGACGGGCGCGCCGACGCCGGCGCGCCCGCGCTGCTCCTGCTGCACGAGCTCGGAGGCTCGAGCGCACGCTGGACCGACGACGAGGCGGACGTGCTCGCGTGGCCGCGCGCGCGCGCGATCTACGCGCTCGACTTCGTCGGCCACGGAGCGTCCGCGGACTGTCGCGGCTCGGCCTACTGGGCGGAGGGCTTCGCAGCCGACGCGGATGCGGCGCTCGCCGCCATCGGCGCGAGCGGATCGGCGCCGGTCTGCGTGGCCGGGCGCGGCGTCGGCGCCTACGTGGCGATGCTGCTCGCGGGCGCGCGGCCCGCGGTCGTGCGCGGCGCCGCGCTGCTGCCCGGCGCGGGGCTCGCCGGTGCGGGCCCGGAGCCCGACCTCGGCGGCGCGCTCGCCCCGCTGCCGCCCCGCGCGGCGCCGCGGGGCGCGCCGCGCCCGGCGGTCCGTCCCGACCCGCGCGTCGCGCTCGCCGACGCCGAGCCGCGCCCGCCCGCGTACGCGCGCGCCTACGCCGAGCGCGCGCGGCGCCTCGTCGCCGCGCCGTGCGCGCCCGCGCCGCCGTGGTGGTCCGAATGCGCGAAGGCGCCGGCCTGGCTCGCCGCAGCGAGCCCGGCCGACGCCCTCCGTCGCCTCGCCGACTAG
- a CDS encoding aldo/keto reductase: protein MSAPDDRHRSSGSDGRVAAAAAARAALAAWVAAVALGAFGLAPTIAAMAEGIDRPYLPMVGPVAFAGALVLAVALTVRWVAALGREARAAAPGAASTPARRRFLFGGLAMAGGVAGVGAGVLSRIAPWYTVTLSNIVNPKVETTNPSPRPEWAASRVRAYRRLGRTGFEVSDVSLGSGRIAGSTNGEAIARAAIERGVNYFDTSPDYSEAGSELVLGRAIQGRRDRMFLATKFCTPTGHLGAQASVGEYVRVVEDSLRRLQTDYVDLVHIHSCDSVDRLMAENAHEAFDRLREQGKARFLGFSSHTPNLVGVADRAIESGRFDVMMLAYHHGAWPHLADVIARAARADVGVVAMKTLKGARHKGMEAFRGETDAYSQAAFKWVLSNPDVACLVVSFFELQHVDEYLYASGRALEAHDVALLERYDREIAGVHCYAHCGDCLDACPLDVPIADVLRHRMYFEDYGTQKLAMQEYARLERDASVCVGCAAPCAGACPHGLPLQERLVDAHRMLTLV from the coding sequence ATGAGCGCACCGGACGATCGGCATCGCTCGAGCGGCAGCGACGGGCGCGTCGCGGCCGCGGCGGCCGCGCGGGCGGCGCTCGCGGCCTGGGTCGCGGCCGTCGCGCTCGGCGCCTTCGGGCTCGCGCCGACGATCGCCGCGATGGCCGAGGGCATCGACCGCCCCTATCTCCCGATGGTCGGCCCGGTCGCCTTCGCGGGCGCGCTCGTGCTCGCGGTCGCGCTCACCGTGCGCTGGGTGGCCGCGCTCGGGCGCGAGGCGCGCGCGGCGGCCCCGGGCGCCGCATCGACGCCGGCGCGGCGCCGCTTCCTGTTCGGCGGGCTCGCGATGGCGGGGGGCGTCGCGGGCGTCGGCGCGGGCGTGCTCTCGCGCATCGCGCCCTGGTACACGGTCACGCTCTCGAACATCGTGAACCCGAAGGTCGAGACGACGAACCCGTCGCCGCGGCCCGAGTGGGCGGCGTCGCGCGTGCGCGCGTACCGGCGGCTCGGGCGCACGGGCTTCGAGGTGTCCGACGTCTCGCTCGGATCGGGACGGATCGCGGGCTCCACGAACGGCGAGGCGATCGCGCGCGCGGCGATCGAGCGCGGCGTGAACTACTTCGACACGTCGCCCGACTACTCCGAGGCCGGCTCGGAGCTCGTGCTCGGACGCGCCATCCAGGGCCGGCGCGACCGCATGTTCCTCGCGACCAAGTTCTGCACGCCGACGGGCCACCTCGGGGCGCAGGCGAGCGTCGGCGAGTACGTCCGCGTCGTCGAGGACAGCCTGCGGCGGCTGCAGACCGACTACGTCGACCTCGTCCACATCCACTCGTGCGACTCGGTCGACCGCCTCATGGCGGAGAACGCGCACGAGGCGTTCGACCGGCTGCGCGAGCAGGGCAAGGCGCGCTTCCTCGGCTTCTCGAGCCACACGCCGAACCTCGTCGGCGTCGCCGACCGCGCGATCGAGAGCGGCCGCTTCGACGTGATGATGCTCGCCTACCACCACGGCGCCTGGCCGCACCTCGCCGACGTGATCGCGCGCGCGGCGCGCGCCGATGTGGGCGTCGTGGCCATGAAGACGCTCAAGGGCGCGCGCCACAAGGGCATGGAGGCCTTCCGCGGCGAGACGGACGCGTACTCGCAGGCCGCCTTCAAGTGGGTGCTCTCGAACCCGGACGTCGCGTGTCTCGTGGTGTCGTTCTTCGAGCTGCAGCACGTCGACGAGTACCTCTACGCGTCGGGCCGCGCGCTCGAGGCGCACGACGTCGCGCTGCTCGAGCGCTACGACCGCGAGATCGCGGGCGTGCACTGCTACGCGCACTGCGGCGACTGCCTCGACGCGTGTCCGCTCGACGTGCCGATCGCCGACGTGCTCCGCCACCGGATGTACTTCGAGGACTACGGCACGCAGAAGCTCGCGATGCAGGAGTACGCGCGCCTCGAGCGCGACGCGTCGGTGTGCGTCGGCTGCGCGGCGCCCTGCGCGGGCGCGTGCCCGCACGGCCTCCCGCTGCAGGAGCGGCTCGTCGACGCGCACCGGATGCTGACGCTCGTCTGA
- a CDS encoding VTT domain-containing protein yields the protein MRATTPGVRVRQTLAVLAIGACIGVSVWVYSTFGFDLDPRTLRDRIEGFGWMAPAIYVVAASLRLFLGLPSGVVMSAGGLLFGLWGGLAWGFVGFMASSLLSFALARGLGRDALAGRLAGRARWIDDVVSRRGAPWMALYTAVPVSVLTPAHMAAGLSGMAFASFALAAAGGLAPRLALYSFFGDAVANGEWGRVAVAVVAIAAAGALGTLAVRRLGAARGGADTERGDVG from the coding sequence GTGCGGGCGACGACGCCGGGAGTACGGGTCCGACAGACGCTCGCGGTGCTCGCGATCGGCGCGTGCATCGGCGTCTCGGTGTGGGTCTACTCGACCTTCGGCTTCGACCTCGATCCGCGCACGCTGCGCGATCGCATCGAGGGCTTCGGCTGGATGGCGCCCGCGATCTACGTCGTCGCCGCCTCGCTCCGCCTCTTCCTCGGGCTGCCGTCGGGCGTCGTGATGAGCGCGGGCGGCCTGCTCTTCGGCCTCTGGGGCGGGCTCGCGTGGGGCTTCGTCGGCTTCATGGCGAGCTCGCTGCTCTCGTTCGCACTCGCGCGCGGTCTCGGCCGCGACGCGCTCGCGGGCCGGCTCGCGGGGCGCGCGCGCTGGATCGACGACGTCGTCTCGCGGCGCGGCGCGCCGTGGATGGCGCTCTACACGGCGGTGCCGGTGAGCGTGCTGACGCCCGCGCACATGGCCGCCGGCCTGTCGGGCATGGCGTTCGCGTCGTTCGCGCTCGCGGCGGCCGGCGGACTCGCGCCGCGGCTCGCGCTCTACAGCTTCTTCGGCGATGCCGTCGCGAACGGCGAGTGGGGCCGGGTCGCGGTCGCGGTCGTCGCGATCGCGGCCGCGGGCGCGCTGGGCACGCTCGCGGTGCGCCGGCTCGGCGCTGCGCGCGGCGGTGCGGACACCGAGCGAGGAGACGTCGGATGA
- a CDS encoding aspartate aminotransferase family protein gives MRGSGERGPPGRAPTQEDADVRHAMPDRGAPWRELEERMRAYAADDVDWRDGRAAVYVFHAGADVLDVAKQAYALFQSENGLGPAAFPSLARMEREVVDMGLSLLRAPDGACGNMTSGGSESIFMAVKACRDAARAAGREVAGGEIVLPRSAHPAFDKAAQYLGLATRRVPVAADFTADVDAMAAACGARTLMLVGSAPCFPYGLVDPIPALGALAEERGLWLHVDACVGGYFAPFARMNGVDVGDFDFAVPGVCSISADLHKYGYAAKGASTVFHRSEAQRAHQVFTFDDWPAGGMTTPTAAGTRPGGAIAAAWAVMNYLGVEGYRAKAREVVATREKIATGVAATGELAVVGDPRLGLLAYRARDPEALAVFAVWARLKARGWFTGVITEPHGIHLMLSPAHARVADAYLADVAVALDEVRAHRETGAGVEARYS, from the coding sequence GTGCGAGGCTCGGGCGAGCGCGGGCCGCCGGGCCGCGCACCGACGCAGGAGGACGCCGACGTGCGACACGCCATGCCCGATCGCGGAGCGCCCTGGCGCGAGCTCGAGGAGCGCATGCGCGCCTACGCCGCGGACGACGTCGACTGGCGCGACGGCCGCGCCGCCGTCTACGTCTTCCACGCCGGCGCCGACGTGCTCGACGTCGCCAAGCAGGCGTACGCGCTCTTCCAGTCCGAGAACGGGCTCGGGCCCGCGGCGTTCCCGAGCCTCGCGCGCATGGAGCGCGAGGTCGTCGACATGGGCCTCTCGCTGCTGCGCGCACCCGACGGCGCGTGCGGGAACATGACGTCCGGGGGCTCCGAGTCGATCTTCATGGCGGTGAAGGCGTGTCGCGATGCGGCGCGCGCGGCGGGGCGCGAGGTGGCGGGCGGCGAGATCGTGCTGCCGCGCTCGGCGCACCCGGCCTTCGACAAGGCCGCGCAGTATCTCGGGCTCGCGACGCGGCGCGTGCCCGTCGCCGCCGACTTCACCGCCGACGTCGACGCGATGGCCGCGGCGTGCGGCGCGCGCACGCTGATGCTCGTGGGCTCCGCGCCCTGCTTCCCGTACGGCCTCGTCGACCCGATCCCGGCACTCGGCGCGCTCGCCGAGGAGCGCGGCCTGTGGCTCCACGTCGACGCCTGCGTCGGCGGCTACTTCGCGCCGTTCGCGCGCATGAACGGCGTCGACGTCGGCGACTTCGACTTCGCGGTGCCGGGCGTGTGCAGCATCTCGGCCGATCTCCACAAGTACGGCTACGCGGCGAAGGGCGCGTCGACCGTGTTCCACCGCAGCGAGGCGCAGCGCGCGCACCAGGTGTTCACGTTCGACGACTGGCCGGCCGGCGGGATGACCACGCCGACGGCCGCGGGCACGCGCCCGGGCGGCGCGATCGCCGCGGCGTGGGCGGTGATGAACTACCTCGGTGTCGAGGGCTACCGCGCGAAGGCGCGCGAGGTGGTCGCGACGCGCGAGAAGATCGCGACCGGTGTCGCCGCGACGGGCGAGCTCGCGGTCGTGGGCGACCCGCGGCTCGGGCTGCTCGCCTATCGAGCGCGCGACCCCGAGGCGCTCGCCGTGTTCGCCGTGTGGGCGCGCCTCAAGGCGCGCGGCTGGTTCACGGGCGTCATCACCGAGCCGCACGGGATCCATCTCATGTTGTCGCCGGCCCACGCGCGCGTCGCGGACGCGTACCTCGCGGACGTCGCGGTCGCCCTCGACGAGGTGCGCGCCCACCGCGAGACGGGTGCCGGCGTGGAGGCCCGCTACAGCTGA
- a CDS encoding DUF1329 domain-containing protein produces the protein MRPSSIVSVLAAALLAAPLVASAQRDAGSSNPPFKEGDVITFDQVDELRDYLPKEFWANRDFFFYEGMQMRIGPFYRDYSEADVFRKATERFKGQAKIGPDNSLQNYTAGFPFDMSKIDCKGDPQAGVKIMWNFDYQWWGDGANASFWYSYWDRGEELPLYYEGTSKRITLSNRPEPQYLDENDGDIFRGEKRKQANGIEVTGPFDARGINLMSYRYKSSDLPRSEAKNDDTWVYLPTLRRVRRISTAQRTDAVSGTDFTLDDLFSFSGIIPQYEWKCLGEMEILAPMNTKVKAYPYAKDHSFGPYGLSYADDQWELRKAVKVRFIPKNTDHPYHHKDIYIDKQTLTALYSFAYDRKEELWKILWHNHRWSGDKDLTEGDWYPGWENVDEPRDLRIVSDMIVNVQTGTGNRIEFWDNNGTPLQSKGKIRRYIDVGRLTKGR, from the coding sequence ATGCGCCCCAGCTCGATCGTCTCGGTCCTCGCCGCGGCCCTGCTCGCCGCGCCTCTCGTCGCCTCCGCCCAGCGCGATGCGGGCAGCTCCAACCCGCCCTTCAAGGAAGGCGACGTCATCACCTTCGATCAGGTCGACGAGCTCCGCGACTACCTGCCGAAGGAGTTCTGGGCCAACCGCGACTTCTTCTTCTACGAAGGCATGCAGATGCGGATCGGCCCCTTCTACCGCGACTACAGCGAGGCGGACGTCTTCCGGAAGGCGACCGAGCGCTTCAAGGGCCAGGCGAAGATCGGCCCCGACAACAGCCTCCAGAACTACACCGCCGGCTTCCCGTTCGACATGAGCAAGATCGACTGCAAGGGCGACCCGCAGGCGGGCGTCAAGATCATGTGGAACTTCGACTACCAGTGGTGGGGCGACGGAGCGAACGCGAGCTTCTGGTACTCGTACTGGGATCGCGGCGAGGAGCTTCCGCTCTACTACGAGGGCACGTCGAAGCGCATCACGCTGTCGAACCGCCCCGAGCCGCAGTACCTCGACGAGAACGACGGCGACATCTTCCGCGGCGAGAAGCGCAAGCAGGCGAACGGCATCGAGGTGACCGGCCCGTTCGACGCGCGCGGCATCAACCTCATGTCGTACCGCTACAAGTCGTCGGACCTCCCGCGCTCCGAGGCGAAGAACGACGACACGTGGGTCTACCTGCCGACGCTGCGCCGCGTGCGCCGCATCTCGACCGCGCAGCGCACCGATGCGGTGTCGGGCACGGACTTCACGCTCGACGACCTGTTCAGCTTCTCGGGCATCATCCCGCAGTACGAGTGGAAGTGCCTCGGCGAGATGGAGATCCTCGCGCCGATGAACACGAAGGTGAAGGCCTACCCGTACGCGAAGGACCACAGCTTCGGCCCGTACGGTCTCTCCTACGCGGACGACCAGTGGGAGCTGCGCAAGGCGGTGAAGGTGCGGTTCATCCCGAAGAACACGGACCACCCGTACCACCACAAGGACATCTACATCGACAAGCAGACCCTCACGGCGCTCTACTCCTTCGCGTACGACCGCAAGGAGGAGCTCTGGAAGATCCTCTGGCACAACCACCGCTGGAGCGGCGACAAGGATCTCACCGAGGGCGACTGGTATCCGGGCTGGGAGAACGTCGACGAGCCGCGCGACCTGCGGATCGTGAGCGACATGATCGTGAACGTGCAGACGGGCACGGGCAACCGGATCGAGTTCTGGGACAACAACGGGACGCCCCTGCAGAGCAAGGGCAAGATCCGCCGCTACATCGACGTCGGCCGCCTGACCAAGGGTCGCTAG
- a CDS encoding alkaline phosphatase family protein has product MRTGTGTGTRRTGRARLAVGIASLALLVPVDGARADAVEAAASAEAAAPPALVVLLTVDQLRRDRLDPALPGGLGRLAREGLSFERASLAHAGSETCPGHVAIATGRHPGPAGAPANAFVDAATGELRYCVQDDPETAGVLGAATPVGRSPRAFRVDALGDWLDRANGESRVFAVAGKDRSAIALGGQHPDGAYWLGDAAPLGFTTSRYYAAELPGWVAEWNAHAPALSAIPAQWEHAVTPAQLGSARIDDYAFETAEHGRASPHALRGRDGAPALADVYVSPWVDTLTLDFAFALLARHGLGDDAVPDLLAISLSGTDTVGHNWGPESHEAYDALRRLDADVGEFLRAVEARVGRGRLVVALTSDHGVLPLPEWLAETGRATCPAPDARIALDPMRRRLDRHLHFALSSGLGVLWPRAWVHHAGLQITVDRARAAAAGRSVDEVAAVAKEWLERQPGVVRAWTAAELDASADEMAAAYRRSRDPERSGDLAVEPAEGCLFTTYATGTTHGSPWPYDRDVPLVLWGAGVEPGASDAEAATVDLAPTLAAMLGVAVPDDVDGHVLPGVRAAPVSANADADGEADR; this is encoded by the coding sequence ATGAGAACGGGAACGGGAACGGGAACGCGGCGAACGGGCCGTGCGCGGCTCGCGGTCGGCATTGCGTCGCTCGCGCTGCTCGTCCCGGTCGACGGCGCGCGCGCCGACGCCGTGGAAGCTGCCGCCTCTGCCGAGGCCGCCGCGCCGCCCGCGCTCGTCGTGCTGCTCACGGTCGATCAGCTGCGCCGCGATCGCCTCGACCCCGCGCTTCCGGGCGGGCTCGGGCGGCTCGCGCGCGAGGGCCTCTCGTTCGAGCGCGCGTCGCTCGCGCACGCCGGCAGCGAGACGTGCCCGGGCCACGTCGCCATCGCGACGGGTCGCCATCCGGGCCCGGCGGGCGCGCCCGCCAACGCGTTCGTCGACGCCGCGACGGGCGAGCTCCGCTACTGCGTGCAGGACGACCCCGAGACGGCCGGCGTCCTCGGGGCGGCGACGCCGGTCGGGCGCTCGCCGCGCGCGTTCCGGGTCGACGCGCTCGGCGATTGGCTCGACCGCGCGAACGGGGAGTCGCGCGTATTCGCCGTCGCGGGCAAGGACCGTTCGGCGATCGCGCTCGGCGGGCAGCATCCGGACGGCGCGTACTGGCTCGGCGACGCGGCGCCGCTCGGCTTCACGACGAGCCGCTACTACGCCGCCGAGCTCCCGGGCTGGGTCGCGGAGTGGAACGCGCACGCGCCGGCCCTGTCCGCGATTCCCGCGCAGTGGGAGCACGCCGTCACGCCCGCGCAGCTCGGCTCGGCGCGCATCGACGACTACGCGTTCGAGACGGCCGAGCACGGGCGCGCGAGCCCGCACGCGCTGCGCGGACGCGACGGCGCTCCCGCGCTCGCCGACGTCTACGTCTCGCCGTGGGTCGACACGCTGACGCTCGACTTCGCGTTCGCGCTGCTCGCGCGCCACGGTCTCGGCGACGACGCCGTGCCCGACCTGCTCGCCATCTCGCTCTCGGGCACCGACACCGTGGGCCACAACTGGGGGCCCGAGAGCCACGAGGCGTACGACGCGCTGCGGCGGCTCGATGCCGACGTCGGCGAGTTCCTGCGCGCGGTCGAGGCGCGCGTCGGGCGCGGGAGGCTCGTCGTCGCGCTGACCTCCGACCACGGAGTGCTGCCGCTTCCGGAGTGGCTCGCCGAGACGGGGCGCGCGACGTGTCCCGCGCCCGACGCGCGCATCGCGCTCGATCCGATGCGCCGGCGGCTCGACCGGCACCTGCACTTCGCGCTGTCGAGCGGGCTCGGCGTGCTGTGGCCGCGCGCCTGGGTGCACCACGCGGGGCTGCAGATCACGGTCGACCGCGCGCGCGCGGCGGCTGCCGGTCGCAGCGTCGACGAGGTCGCCGCGGTCGCGAAGGAGTGGCTCGAGCGCCAGCCGGGCGTCGTGCGCGCCTGGACGGCGGCCGAGCTCGACGCGAGCGCGGACGAGATGGCCGCGGCCTATCGCCGCTCGCGCGACCCCGAGCGCAGCGGCGACCTCGCCGTCGAGCCCGCCGAGGGCTGCCTCTTCACGACCTACGCGACGGGCACCACGCACGGCTCGCCCTGGCCCTACGATCGCGACGTCCCGCTCGTCCTGTGGGGCGCCGGCGTCGAACCGGGAGCCTCGGACGCCGAGGCCGCGACGGTGGACCTGGCGCCGACGCTCGCCGCGATGCTCGGCGTCGCGGTGCCGGACGACGTCGACGGGCACGTGCTCCCCGGCGTCCGCGCCGCGCCAGTGTCGGCGAACGCGGACGCGGACGGCGAGGCGGATCGTTAG
- a CDS encoding alpha/beta hydrolase, whose product MPSSVPHAIDAPHHPDALAPERIARVDVDGIGLCVYEWGPRDATPLLLAHGLWDTARGFDAFARHFAADFRVVAFDARGHGDSDWADAYPWSMDVRDIGALLAWIGTPAHVVGHSRGGGLAMDAAVAFPERVRSVVDIDGFGPPEGGFRLADEAPTPERHPADGCAEFLDHMRVLAERGFAWRPYPTLDALLARRAAQNPRIPAAWMRYFGFHCARATEDGWVWKVDPLTAAGHGPWHASWIAPLWKGLRAPVLALTGDTPDAWGPCDEATLQARLRFVPASQWRRAVVADAGHFVHMEHPAETARVVRAFLEEVS is encoded by the coding sequence ATGCCGAGCTCCGTCCCGCACGCGATCGACGCTCCGCACCACCCCGACGCGCTCGCGCCCGAGCGCATCGCGCGCGTCGACGTCGACGGCATCGGACTGTGCGTCTACGAGTGGGGTCCGCGCGACGCGACGCCGCTCCTGCTCGCGCACGGGCTCTGGGACACCGCGCGCGGCTTCGACGCCTTCGCGCGCCACTTCGCGGCGGACTTCCGCGTCGTCGCCTTCGACGCGCGCGGCCACGGCGACTCCGACTGGGCGGACGCGTACCCGTGGTCGATGGACGTGCGCGACATCGGCGCCCTGCTCGCATGGATCGGCACGCCCGCCCACGTCGTCGGCCACAGCCGCGGCGGCGGGCTCGCGATGGACGCCGCCGTCGCGTTCCCCGAACGCGTCCGCAGCGTCGTCGACATCGACGGCTTCGGCCCGCCCGAGGGAGGCTTCCGCCTCGCCGACGAGGCGCCGACGCCGGAGCGACACCCGGCCGACGGCTGCGCGGAGTTCCTCGATCACATGCGCGTGCTCGCGGAGCGGGGCTTCGCGTGGCGGCCCTATCCGACGCTCGACGCGCTGCTCGCGCGGCGCGCGGCGCAGAACCCGCGCATCCCGGCGGCGTGGATGCGCTACTTCGGGTTCCACTGCGCGCGGGCGACCGAGGACGGCTGGGTCTGGAAGGTCGACCCGCTGACCGCGGCCGGGCACGGGCCCTGGCACGCGAGCTGGATCGCGCCGCTGTGGAAGGGACTGCGCGCGCCCGTGCTCGCGCTCACCGGCGACACGCCCGACGCGTGGGGGCCGTGCGACGAAGCGACGCTGCAGGCGCGCCTGCGCTTCGTCCCCGCGTCGCAGTGGCGGCGCGCGGTGGTCGCGGACGCCGGGCACTTCGTCCACATGGAGCACCCCGCGGAGACGGCGCGGGTCGTGCGCGCGTTCCTCGAGGAGGTGTCGTGA